Below is a genomic region from Salvelinus fontinalis isolate EN_2023a chromosome 38, ASM2944872v1, whole genome shotgun sequence.
CTGCTCGCTGATTGGCTGAGGCCTGTGGTGGATCAAAACACAGATGGAATCAGCAAACGGTCAGAATGTTGTCCAGAGAACTAAATCTACAAAAATGACAGTCAAAGAAACAGGTGTTTGAAATACTGGCAAGAGGCCTCTCCCACAACCACGGTACAACAACCCCAATAAGAGCCACATGAATGACACTTTCTCTGACAATGACAACAAAATGGCTCGTTTGAAAACCAAAGCTAGCGTGTTACCCGTGAGCAAGGCGTGACAATCAGAGACTCCATCCCAGTGCGGGCGTTATAGCTCTTCTGCTTGCAGAAGCCTGGATCTATGACGTATATGATCCCATCGATGGTTAGAGAGGTCTCCGCAATGTTAGTGGCCACCACCACCTAAGGACACGCAGAGAGAGGACACTTTGTACATCAGATAATGTGTTGGTACACAACACCACAAGAGAATGAGAAACATGAAGGCAGGAATCTGAAGAATGATGTCTTAGgtggtcaaatcaaatgttatttgtcacatgcgacgaatacaaatcaaatgtatttatatagcccttcttacatcagctgatatctcaaagtgttcTACAGAAAccatcctaaaaccccaaacagcaagcaatgcaggtgtagaagcacggtggctaggaaaaactccctagaaaggtcaaaacctaggaagaaacctagagaggaaccaggctatgaggggtggccagtcctcttctggctgtgccgggtggagaacgTGGCCAAGAACATGGCCAACAGGTGtacaccttaccgtgaaatgcttacttacaagcccttaaaaaaaataaaataagcattgttggttaagtattCAGTAAAAAATGGATCGGTagaaaataaaacaaacaaataattaaaccGCATCATTAAAATAacaagcaaggctatatacagggggtgccggtgcAGAGtccatgtgcgggggcaccggttagtcgaggtaatatgtacatgtaggtagagttaaagtcaCTATGCATAGATTAGAAACAgaatagcagcagcataaaagaggggtctgggtagccctttgattagctgttcaggagtcttatggcttgggggtagaagctgttaagaagccttttggacctagacttgtcactccggtaccgcttgccgtgtggtagctgagagaacagtctatgactagggtggctgtagtctttgacaattttcagggccttcctctgacactacctggtatagaggtcctggatggcaggaagcttggtcccagtgatgtaagcactaccctctgtggtgctttgcggtcgaaggccgagcagttgccataccaggcagtgatccaaccagtcaggatgctcttgatggtgcagctgtagaaccttttgaggatctgaggacccatgccaaatcttttcagtcttctgagggggaataggctttgtattgccctcttcacaactgtcttagtgtgcttggaccatgatagtttgttggtgatgtggacaccaaggaacttgaagctctcaacctgctccactacagccccgtcaatgagaatgggagggtgctcggtcctccttttcctgtagtccacaatcatctcctttgtcttgatcacgttgagggagaggttgttgtccttgcaccacacggccaggtctctgacctcctccctataggctgtctcaccaTTGTcgctgatcaggcctaccactgttgtgtcatcggtaaacttgatggtggtgttggagtcttacctggccatgcagtcatgagtgaaacagggagtacaggggggactgagcacgcacccgaggggcccccgtgttgaggatcagcgtgccggatgtgttgttccctacccttaccacctggcggtggcacgtcaggaagtctaggatccagttgtagagggaggtgtttagtcccagggtccttagcttattgatgagctttgagggcactatggtgttgatcgctgagctgtagtcaatgaatagcatttttacataggtgttccttttgtccaggtgggaaagggcagtgtggagtgcaatagagactgcatcatctgtagatctgttggggtggtatgcaaattggagtgggtctagggtttctgggataatggtgttgatgtgagccatgaccagcctttcaaagcacttcatggctacagacgtgagtgctacgggtcggtagtcatttaggcaggttaccctagtgttcttgggcacagggactatggtggtctgcttaaaacacgttggtattacagactcagtcagggacaggttgaaaatgtcagtgaagacactttccagttcgtcagcgcatgctcggagtacacgtcctggtaatccgtctggccctacggccttgtgaatgttgacctgtttaaaggtattactcacatcggctgcggagagcgtgatcacacagtcgtccggaacagctcttgctctcatgcatgtttcagtgttactcgccctgaagcgagcatagaagtaatttagctcgtctggtaggttcgtgtcactgggcagctcttggctgtgcttccctttgtggtctgtaatagtttgcaagccctgccacatccgacgtgcgtcggagccggtgtattacaatcttagtcctgtattgacactttgcctgtttgatggttcgtcagagggcatagctggatttcttttaagcttccgggttagagtcccgttccttgaaagcggcagctgtaCCCGTTTGCTCAGTGCGGATGGGGCCTGTAATCCAGggattctggttggggtatgtatgcacggtcactgtggggacgacatcgtcgatgcacttattgatgaagccaatgactgatgtggtatacccctcaatgccatcggaagaatcccagaacatattccagtctgtgctagcaaaacagtcctgtagcttagcatcttcttcatctgaccactttcttattgaccgagtcactggtgcttcctgctttagtttttgcttgtaagcaggaatcaggaggatagaattatggtcagatttgccaaatggagggtgagggagagctttgtacgagtctctgtgtgtggagtaaaggtggtctagagtattTTTCccgtctggttgcacatttaacatgctgatagaaatgaggtaaaactgatttgagtttccctgcattcaagtccccggccactaggagcgccacctctggatgtgCGTTTTCCTATTTGCTTATGgctgtatacagctcattgagtacggtcttagtgccagcattggtctgcggtggtaaatagacagctatgaaaactcttggtaaatagtgtggtctacagcttatcatgagatactctacctcaggcgagcaaaacctcgagacttccttagatttcatgcaccagctgttgtttacaaatatacataggccGCCGcctcttgtcttaccagaggccgctgtTCTATTCTGCCGAAAAATCTTAatacccgccagctgtatgttaatcatgttcgtcgttcagccatggctcggtgaaacataagatattacagtttttaatgtctcgTTGGTTGGATATAAGTGCTCGTAGTTCGTCTATTTTATTTATCGATTGATTGTTGTCTAAAaggaccgatggtaaaggcaACGGACCGTCGTCCGAGATATCTCCATCTTTTCGCTCCtgtgaatgacggggatgagggcctcgtcgtgtgtctggagtaaatccttccTGTCCGACTCGTTGAAGAAGAAGAATTCCtccagtacggggtgagtaatcgctgccCTGATATcgagaagctcttttcggtcaaaagacacggtggcagaaacattatgtacaaaataagtaaaaaataatgtgaaaaaaacatacacaatagcacaatCGGTTACAGGATCGTAAAGCGGCGGCCAACTCCTTCGGCGCCATTAGCGTAAAATGCGCCAGATGACATAGTAAAATAGAATCTACTACATTGACATAATTGCAGCATGAAATCTACAATAACCTAGGTTGAGTTGGATTTCCATTTGGGTAAAGAATATAAtgcatacatatatttttttacattatttGATCACAGAAGATAAAACATATTTCCAAAGTGGTCCTTGAGCTCCCCCTAGTGGCCCAAGTGTAAATGGACAGAAGAGGTCCTCTCACCTTGCGTGAGCCAGGGGGTGTGGGGCTGAAGATCTTGGCCTGCATGTCGGAAGGTAGGTTGGCGTAGATGGGAAGCACCAGGAGCTCCGATATCTTAGAACCCAGACGCCTGCATCTCTCCTGCAGCAGCTCACAGCAAGTCTCAATCTCCTCCtgtggaaatagagagagacgggagagcgGTAAGGACAGACACCTTGGCAGaaagtaagttgactgagaacacattctcatctaCAGGAACGacctggagaatagttacaggggaggagagatgaatgagccaattggaagctggggatgattaggtggtaTGAGGGCTagatttagccaggacaccggggttaacaccccctactcttacgataagtgccaggGGATCTTTTagagaccacagagagtcaggacaaccgtttaacgtcccatccgaaagacggcaccctacacattaAAGAGCCACATACAGAATGAATAGACTTAAGATGGTTGCTGATGTAGTGTGATTTACCAGATGTAGTGTGATTTACCAGATGCAGTGTGATTTACCAGATGCAGTGTGATTTACCAGATGTAGTGTGATTTACCAGATGCAGTGTGATTTACCAGATGCAGTGTGATTTACCAGATGCAGTGTGATTTACCAGATGCAGTGTGATTTACCAGATGCAGTGTGATTTACCAGATGCAGTGTGATTTACCAGATGCAGTGTGATTTACCAGATGCAGTGTGATTTACCAGATGCAGTGTGATTTACCAGATGCAGTGTGATTTACGAGATGCAGTGTGATTTACCAGATGCAGTGTGATTTACCAGATGCAGTGTGATTTACCAGATGCAGTGTGATTTAGCAGATGTAGTGTGATTTAGCAGATGTAGTGTGATTTAGCAGATGATTTACCAGATGTAGTGTGATTTACGAGATGCAGTGTGATTTACCAGATGCAGTGTGATTTACCAGATGCAGTGTGATTTACCAGATGCAGTGTGATTTACCAGATGCAGTGTGATTTACCAGATGCAGTGTGATTTACCAGATGCAGTGTGATTTACGAGATGCAGTGTGATTTACGAGATGCAGTGTGATTTACCAGATGCAGTGTGATTTACCAGATGCAGTGTGATTTACCAGATGCAGTGTGATTTACCAGATGTAGTGTGATTTAGCAGATGTAGTGTGATTTAGCAGATGATTTACCAGATGTAGTGTGATTTACGAGATGCAGTGTGATTTACCAGATGCAGTGTGATTTAGCAGATGCAGTGTGATTTACCAGATGCAGTGTGATTTACCAGATGCAGTGTGATTTACCAGATGCAGTGTGATTTACCAGATGCAGTGTGATTTAGCAGATGCAGTGTGATTTAGCAGATGCAGTGTGATTTAGCAGATGCAGTGTGATTTAGCAGATGCAGTGTGATTTAGCAGATGCAGTGTGATTTAGCAGATGCAGTGTGATTTAGCAGATGCAGTGTGATTTAGCAGATGCAGTGTGATTTAGCAGATGCAGTGTGATTTACGAGATGCAGTGTGATTTACCAGATGCAGTGTGATTTAGCAGATGTAGTGTGATTTAGCAGATGATTTACCAGATGTAGTGTGATTTACGAGATGCAGTGTGATTTACGAGATGCAGTGTGATTTACCAGATGCAGTGTGATTTACCAGATGCAGTGTGATTTACCAGATGCAGTGTGATTTACCAGATGCAGTGTGATTTACCAGATGATTTACGAGATGCAGTGTGATTTACCAGATGCAGTGTGATTTACCAGATGCAGTGTGATTTACCAGATGCAGTGTGATTTACCAGATGCAGTGTGATTTAGCAGATGATCTACGAGATGCAGTGTGATTTACCAGATGCAGTGTGATTTACCAGATGCAGTGTGATTTACCAGATGCAGTGTGATTTACCAGATGCAGTGTGATTTACCAGATGTAGTGTGATTTACCAGATGCAGTGTGATTTACCAGATGCAGTGTGATTTACCAGATGCAGTGTGATTTACCAGATGCAGTGTGATTTACCAGATGCAGTGTGATTTACCAGATGCAGTGTGATTTACGAGATGCAGTGTGATTTACGAGATGCAGTGTGATTTACGAGATGCAGTGTGATTTACCAGATGCAGTGTGATTTACCAGATGCAGTGTGATTTAGCAGATGCAGTGTGATTTAGCAGATGTAGTGTGATTTAGCAGATGATTTACCAGATGTAGTGTGATTTACGAGATGCAGTGTGATTTACCAGATGCAGTGTGATTTACCAGATGCAGTGTGATTTACCAGATGCAGTGTGATTTAGCAGATGTAGTGTGATTTAGCAGATGATTTACCAGATGTAGTGTGATTTACCAGATGTAGTGTGATTTACCAGATGTAGTGTGATTTACCAGATGTAGTGTGATTTACCAGATGTAGTGTGATTTACCAGATGTAGTGTGATTTACCAGATGCAGTGTGATTTACGAGATGCAGTGTGATTTGTAATAGGCCTAGCTAATGTGTAGTGACTGATGTAGGATCTGATGTTGAGTGAGAGCAGATGTAATGTGACGTAGTAGCCGAGGTAGATGATGTAGTAGCTGATGTAATGTGAATGTCAGCGTTGAGGTGAGGGGTCAAGGTGCGAGTGTGCCAGACCTGTCCAGTGAGGAAGACCAGACAGTCTCCAGGGGGCTGTGTGACGTGGATCTGTAGCACCGACACAACACAGGCCTCCAGGTAGTCTGCCTCAGGAGCCTGAGAGACAGAAATAGTAAACAATACCAGAGAGCAAAACGTACAATAGAACAGATAATTGGCCTCCATCTTTGACTTACATTAGTATCATCCATCACTTCTCGAGTGAAATGATTCACATTCTAAAAGGTATTTACAGTCATTCAAAGTTATGCATATGGCTGCATTCCGTTTCTTCCGCCTTCTCTCAAAGAGTGCACTTGCTCACTTCCTGTCGCAGATTTAAAAGGCTCTATATTGGTTTAAACATTGCCCGGAGGGAGTTTCCATGTTAAATCCATCGTGGGAAAtgtgcaagtgcacacttcgGGAGAACGGTGGAGAAAGGGGATGCAATCTTTTGTCCTGAGGCCATTTCACTATACAGATGGTCAGCAGAGGTACCTTAGTGTAGAAGATGTCCACAGGGAACCTCCTGCCGGGGATTCTGAATACCGGAGCGTCGTCAAAGAAGCAGGAGAAGCGCTCTGTGTCCAAGGTGGCGCTGGCCACCAGCACCTTCAGGTCCGGACGGAACCGGGCAATGTCCTTGATCAGACCAAACAGGATGTCTGTGTGCAGCGTCCGCTCGTGGGCCTCATCAATGAGGACCAcactgagagagaggaagggatcaTTGATCATGTATTGTTATCCTGTCATACTGACTATAAACAATATGGCAGGGAATTATTTCATTTCTTATTTTTGTAAAACACAATATACCACTTTTAAACATAAACCTCCACATATGGAAAACATATCTAAAGATAAGGACAGATGGGGCATATAGTGGTACCTGTAGCTGGCCAGATCAGGCTCTGTCAGGAACTCTCTGAGCAACATTCCATCAGTCATGTATTTGAGTACTGTCCTCTCCGACGTACAGTCCTCAAAACGGATACTGTAGCCTACCTGAGGAAGAAAGGGGTGGTTGGACAAATAAGGTTAGTTTATGTTTTCTACCATATACAGTAAGAATAATTTATGCTTCATCAGAGTGAAAGAGAGCGGTTGTGCCATTTTCACCTCGTTGCCCAGCTTGACGCCCACTTCTTGTGCCACCCTGGCTGCTACGGACATAGCGGCCACTCTACGGGGCTGGGTACACCCAATCTTCATGCCTCCATCATTGTATCCCTAGGAGATGTAAACCCAGACAACAGGTCAACAAAGATAACATACATAGAAAAGCATAATGCCACAAATGGATCAGGTTGGAAGACTACGAAAAAATTGGGGGAACAAAATACTGAAGATTCAAGACGACTTTGTCAAATATACACAAAATGTCCAATGGAAATGTGTCCTCTGCTTTTCTCTAACCTCTTTGATGTGTGTCCATAATAATGTTTATGGACGTGGCCCTTGAATAACGTGTACCCACCGACTCCATGAGGAACTGGGGGATCTGGGTGGTCTTGCCGGAGCCCGTCTCTCCCTCGATGATCAGGATCTGGTGCTGCTGGATGGCCAGGAGCAGGTCCTCTCTGTAGGGGAACACGGGCAAGCTGCGTCTCACTTCCTGAATGGACTGCTTCTGGACCTCCGCCTGGGACAAGgctgcctgctcctgctcctggagacacacagcaTACAGAGATGAAGACAATATTGCAATTGCACTGTATTGTTCATTGTGACATGGAAATGTGTCCTTGGCACAGTTAGAAATGCTCCAGAAGCTCAGGTGTGTATTTGTTGATTGCTATTGAATATGTATGGAATGTTAAATATTTTCTGAATTTGAATTATTACAATATTTTGTTCGACTAACATCCATAATTATAGCTCTATTCCTTGCAATCTATCAGAGATAAACGCTTCAATTATAAAAGTTAGTGTCAACCAACCTTTTCATCCTGGGTTCCCTTCATGATGACGGCACTGCTGACAAAGTTGatcatctcttcctcctccaggaTCAGCTGGTACTTCTCTCTTTCTGCCTTcaaccctttctccctctccttcttggccCCGAAGCTGAGCGAGGCGGTCTtcaacctctcctcctcccagcgACCctgctctcctccaccctccatgGGCATCTCCAACTCCAGCTCCATGTCCCTCTGGGGAATAtcctagagagatggagaaagagagagagggtcggagatagagggagggacagagaaagagggaaatagagtgagCGAGATATATATAATCAAGCCCTGGATCTTAGTGTTTCACATATCTCCATTTCAACAAGAGTACTAGCTATCCATGGCAGGACCATTACCAGCCAACTATCTCCTCCTTACTTTACTCCTCTTCTCCTCCGGCATGTAGTAtctgttcttcctctcctctttctccttgtcGCCGGCTTTCTTGTAGTCCTTGGCCAGGTCTCGTAGGTTGCGCTTGTACTCCAGCTCCTTCCGCTCCCTCTCCGTCAGCGCGTCCGTGGAGAACAGGTACTCCTCGTCGGCTATCTCTGCCTCCAGGTCCTCCAgcttctcagcctctctcttagACAGGTAGTTCCTGCGAGACTCCTTCCGCAACTCTGGAAGCTATAGAAAAGATGAGAAGATAGGTGGTGACCATAGTCATATAATGAGTCTGAGGGGCTCTCCCTGttctagtaattctatttctacTGTTTTTTTATACCTAGACGATAGTCTGTTATACGATAAGTTACTGGGAATTTGATGTGCTCACGATTTTCTTGTGATCCTCCTCTGCCATCTTTAGTCTTTTCTGAGCCTCCTCGTAGCCCTGGTAAAAAGGTAATGGAAAAACATTTAGCCAAAAATCAAAACACACCTACAAGTACACTAGTAAGTCAAATGTACTGGGTTGGGTCCCATCATTTTGATAGTCAATCCCACCTTCTTGTCCGTTCTCTCCATGATGTTCCTCGTCTTGTCTTTGTCCTTTAGTTTCATTCGTTCGGCAAAGGCATCCCTCTCTTCCAGATCCAGTACgcgttctctctcttccttctcccactcctcctcctcatcatccttcTTACTGGACTTCTGGTCGTCATGGCCCAGCTTACTACTGAGAAAGGGCCTTTTAGAAACTCAAATCACACAATCCAAGTGGCGGCTTGTTCAAGCAGGCAATGAAGCCACAGAGGAATAGCAGCTGAAAAAATGGAGACTACACAGCATGAAAACAATCAAAATATTCTCGGGTAACTGGCTTCATTGTTGTAATGTATTTATGGTTGCAAGTCAGTTAATGAGACCATAGACTCCTGAAGCTGCATCCTGTCTCCCTGAAGTCCATACAAGTCAAATACAGCTGTCAGCATTTAGCTAAAAAGCAACAAAAGAGAGGAAAGCAGGTAGAACCTGTCACAAGCAAGCAACATGAAACTCTATTCCAGGTTGATTACCTTTTAGGGGTCTCCTCTTCACTAGATGATTGACTCTCCTCCCGTTTCCTGAGGTGCTTCCTCTTATCGCCTCTGTCTTTacttttcttcttctccttctccctctctctcactgcctctccgTCACTCTCGCTGTCCGACAGTAGGGTGTAAGTTCGATTCTTCCTCTCAATCTCCATGACGTGTCGCTCTATCGCTCTGGCTGGCTTTTCAACCACTTGCTTACGAGGAATCTGAAACACATAGATGAAAGTCATTTCTAGATGCTCATAATAACCACAGTAAAAATAAGAA
It encodes:
- the LOC129837251 gene encoding pre-mRNA-splicing factor ATP-dependent RNA helicase DHX16-like isoform X1; amino-acid sequence: MANLEQWVSDSLHDILGLSDRYVAQFMIGSARKSSSSQDFVAHLKSTGTIDINQRVIAFAQELYEKIPRKQVVEKPARAIERHVMEIERKNRTYTLLSDSESDGEAVREREKEKKKSKDRGDKRKHLRKREESQSSSEEETPKSSKLGHDDQKSSKKDDEEEEWEKEERERVLDLEERDAFAERMKLKDKDKTRNIMERTDKKGYEEAQKRLKMAEEDHKKILPELRKESRRNYLSKREAEKLEDLEAEIADEEYLFSTDALTERERKELEYKRNLRDLAKDYKKAGDKEKEERKNRYYMPEEKRSKDIPQRDMELELEMPMEGGGEQGRWEEERLKTASLSFGAKKEREKGLKAEREKYQLILEEEEMINFVSSAVIMKGTQDEKEQEQAALSQAEVQKQSIQEVRRSLPVFPYREDLLLAIQQHQILIIEGETGSGKTTQIPQFLMESGYNDGGMKIGCTQPRRVAAMSVAARVAQEVGVKLGNEVGYSIRFEDCTSERTVLKYMTDGMLLREFLTEPDLASYSVVLIDEAHERTLHTDILFGLIKDIARFRPDLKVLVASATLDTERFSCFFDDAPVFRIPGRRFPVDIFYTKAPEADYLEACVVSVLQIHVTQPPGDCLVFLTGQEEIETCCELLQERCRRLGSKISELLVLPIYANLPSDMQAKIFSPTPPGSRKVVVATNIAETSLTIDGIIYVIDPGFCKQKSYNARTGMESLIVTPCSRASANQRAGRAGRVAAGKCFRLYTAWAFKHEMEESTVPEIQRTNLGNVVLLLKSLGINDLIHFDFMDPPPHETLVLALEQLYALGALNHLGELTKLGRRMAELPVDPMLSKMILASEQYKCSEEVLTIAAMLSVNNSIFYRPKDKVVHADNARQNFVVPGGDHMVLLNVYTQWLESGYSTQWCYENFIQFRSMKRARDVREQLEGLMDRIEVEVCSSGGDIVPIRKAVTAGYFYHTARLSKGGYKTVKHQQTVYVHPNSSLFEEQPRWLIYHELVFTTKEFMRQVIEIDSSWLLEVAPHYYKNKELEDSSSKKMPRKQGKAKEELG
- the LOC129837251 gene encoding pre-mRNA-splicing factor ATP-dependent RNA helicase DHX16-like isoform X2, which encodes MANLEQWVSDSLHDILGLSDRYVAQFMIGSARKSSSSQDFVAHLKSTGTIDINQRVIAFAQELYEKIPRKQVVEKPARAIERHVMEIERKNRTYTLLSDSESDGEAVREREKEKKKSKDRGDKRKHLRKREESQSSSEEETPKSKLGHDDQKSSKKDDEEEEWEKEERERVLDLEERDAFAERMKLKDKDKTRNIMERTDKKGYEEAQKRLKMAEEDHKKILPELRKESRRNYLSKREAEKLEDLEAEIADEEYLFSTDALTERERKELEYKRNLRDLAKDYKKAGDKEKEERKNRYYMPEEKRSKDIPQRDMELELEMPMEGGGEQGRWEEERLKTASLSFGAKKEREKGLKAEREKYQLILEEEEMINFVSSAVIMKGTQDEKEQEQAALSQAEVQKQSIQEVRRSLPVFPYREDLLLAIQQHQILIIEGETGSGKTTQIPQFLMESGYNDGGMKIGCTQPRRVAAMSVAARVAQEVGVKLGNEVGYSIRFEDCTSERTVLKYMTDGMLLREFLTEPDLASYSVVLIDEAHERTLHTDILFGLIKDIARFRPDLKVLVASATLDTERFSCFFDDAPVFRIPGRRFPVDIFYTKAPEADYLEACVVSVLQIHVTQPPGDCLVFLTGQEEIETCCELLQERCRRLGSKISELLVLPIYANLPSDMQAKIFSPTPPGSRKVVVATNIAETSLTIDGIIYVIDPGFCKQKSYNARTGMESLIVTPCSRASANQRAGRAGRVAAGKCFRLYTAWAFKHEMEESTVPEIQRTNLGNVVLLLKSLGINDLIHFDFMDPPPHETLVLALEQLYALGALNHLGELTKLGRRMAELPVDPMLSKMILASEQYKCSEEVLTIAAMLSVNNSIFYRPKDKVVHADNARQNFVVPGGDHMVLLNVYTQWLESGYSTQWCYENFIQFRSMKRARDVREQLEGLMDRIEVEVCSSGGDIVPIRKAVTAGYFYHTARLSKGGYKTVKHQQTVYVHPNSSLFEEQPRWLIYHELVFTTKEFMRQVIEIDSSWLLEVAPHYYKNKELEDSSSKKMPRKQGKAKEELG